The Psychrobacillus sp. FSL K6-4046 DNA window TTGCAGGAGGAGCAGAAACCATTATCGTTCCTGAGGTAGAGATGGATATTACAGAGGTAGTGGAACGCTTAGAAAGTGGAACGGCACGTGGAAAGAAACATAGTATTATTGTAGTAGCAGAAGGTGTAATGAGTGGACAGGAATTTGCTGCAAAACTTAAGGAGCATGCTAATATTGAGACGAGAGTTTCAGTGTTAGGGCATATTCAACGCGGTGGTTCTCCTACAGGACGAGATCGTGTGTTGGCGAGTTTATTTGGGGCAAAAGCTGTAGAAGTGTTAATGGCTGGTACTGGAGGCCGTGCAATTGGAATACAAAATCATCAAGTGGTAGACTATGATATGACGGAAGCCTTTGAAAAAACGGAAGAATTTGATCAAGCAATGTATCGCTTATCTAAAGAGTTGTCTATTTAAGATTACATAAATTACAGCAATAGGAAGGATTAGATGTATGAGAAAAACTAAAATAGTTTGTACAATTGGACCAGCAAGTGAATCAGAGGAAACATTAGAAAAGCTAATAGAAGCTGGCATGAATGTTGCTCGCTTAAACTTTTCTCATGGTAGCCATGAAGAACATGCTGGAAGAATCGAACGTATTAAAAAAGTAGCTAAAAGATTAGACAAAATTGTTGGAATCTTACTGGATACGAAAGGTCCTGAGATTCGCACACATAAGATGGAAAATGATGGAATTGAACTAGCATCTGGGCAATCCATTGATATCTCTATGACAGAAGTGCTAGGCAATAATGAGCGTTTCTCTATTTCCTATGAAAAGTTAATAGAGGATGTACAGGAAGGGTCTATTATATTACTTGATGATGGGCTGATCGAGCTTATCGTGAAGGGAATAGATTTAGAAAATGGAATTATTCATACGTATGTACAAAACGCTGGAACTTTAAAGAATAACAAGGGTGTTAACGTACCAGGAGTTTCTGTGCAATTACCAGGTATTACAGAAAAAGATGCAAAAGATATTCTCTTTGGTATTGAACGGGATGTGGATTTCGTTGCTGCTTCTTTTGTTCGTAGAGCTAAAGATGTACAGGAAATCCGTGAACTTTTAGAAAATAATAATGGATCTCATATTCAAATCATACCTAAAATTGAAAACCAAGAGGGTGTCGATAATATTGATGAAATCCTTCAAGTTTCTGATGGCTTAATGGTTGCAAGGGGAGATCTTGGAGTAGAGATTCCTGCGGAAGAAGTTCCACTAGTACAAAAATCACTTATTCAAAAATGTAACGAAGCAGGTAAGCCGGTTATTACTGCGACACAAATGTTAGACTCTATGCAAAGAAATCCTCGTCCTACACGTGCAGAAGCAAGTGACGTGGCAAACGCAATCTTTGACGGTACAGATGCTATTATGCTTTCTGGTGAGACAGCTGCTGGGCTATATCCACTTGAAGCAGTTCAGACGATGGATAAAATCGCAAAACGTACCGAAAATGCAATTGATTATCGTGCTATTGTTAACAAACTAAGCAAGGCAAGAGAAGTTAATCTGACAGATGCAATAGGGCAAGCGGTTGCTCATACTGCCATTAACTTAAAGGTTAAAGCGGTTATTGCTCCGACAGAAAGTGGACATACAGCTAAAATGATTTCTAAATTTAGACCTGGTGTGCCTATTATTGCTGTGACATCTACTGTAAAACCATCTAGATTGCTTACATTAGTATGGGGAGTGTATCCGATAGTTGGAAAGAAAGCACATTCCACGGATGAGGTACTAGAAATTGCTGTGGAGGAAAGTATTTTACAGCATTATGTGACACACGGAGATTTAGTGGTAATCACTGCAGGAGTTCCAGTTGGACAAGCAGGTACTACTAACTTAATGAAAGTTCATGTTATTGGAGACATGGTGGCTAAGGGGCAAGGTATCGGAAAGAAAACTGCCTTTGGTAAAGCAATCGTTGTTAATAACGCAAAGGAACTAGAAGGTCAAGATACAAGTAATAGTATTATCGTGACCATTGGTTCTGACAAAGATATGGTTCCTGCTATTGAGAATTGCAAAGGCTTGATCACAGAAGAAGGTGGCTTAACAAGTCATGCTGCTGTCGTAGGTTTAAGCTTTGGAATTCCTGTAATAGTTGGGGTTCAAGATGCAACGAAACTAATAGAAAATGGTCAAGAGCTTACGTTAGATGCTGAAAGTGGTGTAATCTACAGCGGGCAAGCTAGCATTATTTAATTAGATATTCTAAGAATTTATATATTTTCAAGACAAGTGCCTCACATAAAGTGAGGCACTTGTTTTATACTTAGTATAGAAGGACGGTGTCTTTATGAAATGGATCATAGGTTTGTTTATAGTAGTTCCTGCAGTTGAGTTGTATATTTTACTTTTAGCAGGTAAGTCATTAGGAGCTTTCAATACACTTTTACTAATCATGGCCACTGGAATTATTGGTGGTTTTGTAGCAAAGCGTCAAGGTATGAAAGCTTTCCGCGAGGTTTCGGATAGTGTGAAAAACTACCAAGCACCGGGTGAATCAGCGATTAATGGAATATGTATTTTCATTGGTGCTATTTTAGTAATACTACCAGGATTTATCTCTGATATTCTTGGGTTTTTATTGTTGTTCTCACCAACGCGTAAGCTGTTCAAACCTTTGTTTTATAGATGGGTTAAGAAAAAGATGAAAAATGGTCAAGTCATCGTGATGAAGTCTTCATAGACCCTCCCCATTTGTTAGCTATTAAATAGATGAATGGGCTGAATAGAATACCAACAAAGCCAAATATTAATACTGCCGCAGCACTTAAAAAGAATACATGGACAGCTTTAATCTGCATAGAAGCCGACCAAAGTAAATTGTCTACTATATGTCTTGTAAGCTGCACAAAAATATAAAGCAATAAAATAATACTGCCAAATAGTTTCGCGTCTAGCAGGAAGAAATAAATACTCATAGGTATTAAAATTATGCCAGTCCCAAGAAAAGGTATGCTATCTACTAAAGAAATTAAAAAAGCATTTTTTATCGGGTTATGTAGACCAAGCACGTTAAAGCCTATAGAAAGTAAAATAAATGTAATTAACAATAACTTCACTTCCACGCCCAAAAAGCTATTAACTACCTCCGAAGACTTCATGACTACTTTATGAAAGAATTCTCTTGTTTTCACTGGGAAATAGATCAGGAACCAAAGTCTATTCTTTGTAGACTCATACAACGAAAAAAAAAGTCCAATGCTAAAAAGAAGTACTTCAAAAACATAGGTAGGCAGATGAGTAAGATTCACCAATAAATTATTTAAAATGGTGTTTAATAGCTCTTGGAACTTGTCTTCAAACATTAGAAATATAGGATGCTTTTGCAAGTCATCAAAAGGTAAATATAAAAGATGCTCATGCAGAAGAGGTATAAGCGTGACTAATGATTGAAAGATAAAATATACGAAAAGTAAAAAGCTACTTAATATAATTACCTCTGTTAATAGTACACTCACTATAATTGGCAGCCTGAGTTTCTTGTGAAAGAAATTAGACGTTGGAAATAATAGATAACCGCACAGGATAGATAACGTTAAAGGGTAAGCAATGAAAAGGATTAATCCAATGATTCCAATTGGCATCCAATAAGATATAATATCTTTCTTGTTTATTTGAAAACTAACTATATTCATCCATTCTTTTCTCAGTATAAATTGATTGAAAAGTTATTTTTTAATAATTTTAAGCGTTTTCATTCACAAAATAGCCAAAATTGATTATAATACGAGAGTAAGCAATTTAAAGGTACATATTAAATACAGGTAAAACTCTATTTACGAGACAAGTAGATAATGCAGTTTTTCTGTAGAAGGGGAGATTACTAATGACGTCAACTCGTGGTTTAGAAGGAATCGTAGCGACACAGTCAGCAATAAGCTCTATTATTGATGACACCCTTACATACGTCGGCTATGATATTGATGATTTAACGAACAATGCAAGTTTTGAAGAGGTAGTTTACCTTTTATGGCATAAACGTCTGCCAAATGCTTCAGAACTAGCAGAGCTAAAACAGCAACTTGCTGATAACATGGCAGTACCTCAAGAAGTTTTAAATCATTTCAAAACATATCCTATTGATAAAGTTCATCCAATGACTGCTCTTAGAACAGCTGTATCTATGCTAGCATTATATGATGATTCTGCAGAGGATATGTCCGAGGAAGCAAACTACCTTAAAGCTATCCAGTTACAAGCTAAAATGTCTACTTTAGTAACTGCATTTTCTCGTGTACGTAAAGGATTAGAGCCAGTAGCTCCTAAATCTGATTTAGGCTACGCTGCAAACTTCTTATATATGCTATCTGGTGAGATGCCAGAAGAAATTGAAGTAGAAGCTTTTAACAAAGCATTAGTACTTCATGCAGACCATGAATTAAATGCATCTACATTCACTGCACGTGTTTGTGTAGCAACTCTTTCTGATATTTACTCAGGTGTTGTTTCAGCTATCGGTGCTCTTAAAGGGCCACTTCATGGTGGAGCAAACGAACAAGTAATGAAAATGTTAACTGAAATTGATACTCTTGAAAACGTAGATAGCTATGTTCAAGATAAATTAGACAACAAAGTGAAAATCATGGGCTTCGGTCACCGCGTTTATAGAAAAGGTGATCCTCGTGCAAAACACTTACGTGAAATGTCTAAAAAACTAACAGCTCTTCGCGGAGAGTCAAAATTATATGATATGTCTGTACGCATTGAAGAAATCGTAACTGGTCAAAAGAACTTACCACCAAATGTAGATTTCTATTCAGCATCTGTGTATCATTCATTAAATATTGATCATGATTTATTTACACCTATTTTTGCAGTTTCTCGTGTATCTGGATGGGTAGCTCATATTCTTGAGCAATATTCAGACAACCGCTTAATCCGTCCACGTGCAGAATACGTTGGACCTGGTATGCAAAAATACGTTCCAATCGAAGAACGATAATATCAATTGTTTGTAAAGATTAGGGCTAAAACACATGGTGTGTTATTGGCCCTATGATTATGATAGTAGGAGGAAATAATAATGACATCTGGTAAAATTACAGTAGAAAACGGTGTACTTAACGTACCAAACACAGCAATCATTCCATTTATCGAAGGTGACGGAACAGGTCCTGATATCTGGGCAGCAGCTTCACGCGTATTAGAATCTGCAGTAGAAAAAGCTTATAACGGCGAAAAGAAAATTGAATGGAAAGAAGTACTTGCAGGACAAAAAGCATTCGACCAAACTGGTGAATGGTTACCACAAGAAACTTTAGACGTAATCAATGAGTACTTAATCGCTATTAAAGGACCTTTAACAACACCAATCGGTGGAGGAATTCGTTCATTAAACGTAGCTCTACGTCAAGAATTAGACCTATACACTTGCCTACGTCCAGTTCGTTATTTCACTGGTGTTCCATCTCCAGTTAAACGTCCTGAAGACACTGATATGGTTATTTTCCGTGAAAACACAGAAGATATCTATGCTGGTATTGAATATGCAAAAGGTACAGACAATGCTAAAAAACTAATCGAGTTCTTACAAACAGAATTCGGTGTTAAAAACATCCGTTTCCCAGAAACTTCAGGTATCGGTATTAAACCAATTTCTGAAGAAGGTACTAAACGTTTAGTGCGTGCTGCATTAAACTACATTATTAAAGAAGGTCGTACTTCTTTAACATTAGTACACAAAGGAAATATCATGAAGTTCACTGAAGGAGCTTTCAAAACTTGGGGCTATGAAGTGGCTGAACAAGAATTTGGTGACAAAGTATTCACTTGGAACCAATACGATAAAATTAAAGAAGAACAAGGTACTGAAGCAGCTGACAAAGCTCAATCGGATGCAATTGCAGCTGGTAAGATCCTAGTTAAGGATTCAATCGCTGATATCTTCTTACAACAAATCTTAACTCGTCCAAAAGAGTTCGATGTAGTTGCTACTATGAACTTAAATGGAGATTATATCTCTGATGCACTTGCTGCACAAGTTGGTGGTATTGGTATCGCTCCTGGAGCTAACATTAACTACGTAACTGGACATGCTATTTTTGAAGCTACTCACGGTACAGCTCCAAAATATGCTGGTTTAGATAAAGTTAACCCATCTTCAGTAATCCTTTCTGGTGTATTAATGCTTGAACACCTTGGCTGGAACGAAGCTGCTAAACTAATCATGGATTCCATGGAAAAAACAATTGAATCTAAAGTAGTAACTTACGACTTTGCTCGTCTAATGGATGGCGCTAAAGAAGTTAAGTGTTCAGAGTTTGCTGACGAATTGATTAAAAATCTTTAATCGGAAGTTATGAAATTTGGTTTAACGAAAGAGAGGATTAATTCCTCTCTTTTCCAATTTTGGACAAAAGGAGAGTTACGACATGACAATGAAACGTAATAAAATCTCAGTTATCGGTAGCGGGTTTACAGGTGCTACTACAGCGTTCCTATTGGCACAAAAAGAATTGGGAGATATCGTATTAGTGGATATACCACAAGCTGAAAGCCCTACTAAAGGCAAAGCTTTAGATATGGCGGAGGCTGGACCAGTTCAAGGATTCGATGCTAGTATTATCGGTACTTCTAATTACGAAGATACGAAGAATTCGGATTTAGTAATTATTACTGCAGGTATTGCACGTAAGCCTGGCATGAGCCGTGACGATTTAGTTCAGACAAACCAAAAAGTAATGAAAGCTGTTACTGGAGAAATTATAAAATATTCTCCAAATACAACGATTTTAGTATTAACCAACCCAGTAGATGCTATGACATATACTGTCTTTAAGGAATCCGGTCTACCGAAGGAAAGAGTGATCGGTCAATCGGGAGTGTTAGATACTGCCCGTTTCCGTACATTTGTTGCACAGGAATTAAACCTATCTGTTAAAGACGTAACTGGTTTTGTTCTTGGAGGTCATGGCGATGACATGGTTCCACTTGTAAGATACTCATATGCTGGCGGCATACCTTTAGAAAAACTAATGGATAAAGATCGCCTGGAGGCTATTGTGGATCGCACTCGTAAAGGTGGAGCAGAAATTGTTAACCTTTTAGGCAATGGTTCTGCATACTATGCACCCGCTGCTTCACTTGTAGAAATGGCAGAGGCTATCCTAAAGGATCAAAAACGTGTTCTTCCATCCATTGCATACTTAGAAGGGGAATATGGTATGGAAGGTATTTACCTTGGAGTTCCAACCGTTCTAGGAGCAGGTGGCATTGAGAAGATTATAGAACTTGATCTGACGGAAGAAGAAAAAAATCTGTTAAGTAAATCTGCTGATGCAGTAAAAGCAGTAATGAAGGTTTTAGCTTAATAGTCTGATCTAATGAGTGAGATTAATTTCTCACTCATTTTTTGTTATGCAGTTAAACTTAATCATTTTAATATATGGCGCATTCTCAATTAAATATGAAACACTTTCTGTTTAATGGACGTAACCTAATGCAACATTTCTTCCTAAGGAACGTCTGTTGAAAAGAGTGTATTCAGCCATACGTGAATATAGTAGTATCGTTTGTTGCGTTCCTCTAATAATTATTGATAAGATATAGGTAACTTAAATGTAGGGAGTTGAAACATAATTGCTAGGGAGAATGTCTAGAATCGGAAAGAGTATACAAGATTTAATCATCGGAGAAAAACTGTCTATCACAGAGAAAATCGAGGATAAAGATATACTACTATACTTAGGATTGACAAATGATAACAATCCTCTTTATATTCAACATGATTTTGCTTCCAAAACAGAATATGAAAAACCAATTGTACCTACGATTATGTTGACTGGTATTGTAACTTCTGCAATATCCAAATATCTTCCTGGTCCAGGTTCTCATGTTTATAGGCAAGAGATTACGTTTCCTGTACCTGCGTACCATTATTCCTTAATAACATTTACGTTTGTAATTACCGATATTAATGTACATAAAAATGAAGTTAGTATAGAAGTTGAAGACCGTAACGAGGAAAAGGAAACAGTCTTACAAGGTAAGTTTCTTGTAGCTCCTCCCACTTTACAACCTTAACATACTATAATAAGTATCGGTTTAGTTGGCTGATTTGGAATGGGGGTTTCAAATCGACTATGGAGGCTAGGATAATGAAAAAAGTATTAGTAGTAGATGATGAAAGTTCGATTGTAACTTTATTGAAATATAATTTAGAGGAAGCTGGTTTTCAAGTTATTACTGCTGCTGATGGGCGTGAAGGCTTGAATTATGCTGTGGAGGAAAAGCCAGATGTAATCGTTCTGGACTGGATGTTACCGTATCTAGATGGTATGGAAGTGTGTAAGGAGCTAAGGCTAAGAAAGATACAAACACCTATAATCATGCTGACAGCCAAAGGGGAAGAGTTTGATAAAGTGCTTGGACTCGAACTAGGAGCAGATGACTATATGACAAAGCCATTTAGCCCTCGAGAGGTTACTGCGAGAGTAAAGGCGATGATTCGTAGAAGTGTATTAACATCCGAGCATCAAAAGAAAAATGCGGATGACAACTATACCTTTGGCGGTTTAAAAATATTTCCTGATCGCTTTGAAGTTCTTTTGAATGACCAGCCCTTAGAATTTACCCCAAAAGAATTTGAGCTGCTAGTGTATTTAATTGAAAACAAAAATAGAGTGTTAACTCGTGATCAGCTGTTAAGCTCAGTATGGAATTACGATTTTGCGGGTGATACAAGGATTGTAGATGTTCACATTAGTCACCTTAGAGATAAAATTGAAGAAAATAGCCGTAAGCCTATGTATATTAAAACCATTAGAGGGCTTGGATACAAGTTTGAGGAGCCAAAGTCAATATGAGTTTTCACAATAGAATATTTCGTATTTATTCTATTTTAATCGGACTAATTTTACTTGGAGTCGGTTTAGTATTGGCTCAAATATTTCCTATTTTTATCGAGCGTACTACTAGTACGAGTATTGATGGGAAAATTGAGGATATCGAAAGTTATATAAGTACAACAAATATCACTTCCGAGGAAAGACAAGAAATCATTAATCATTTAAATGCTTCTTTGTTAGAAGAAGATGTGAATTTTATTCAAATGAATTTATGGATTGCATTAGCGTTTATCCTTATATTAGCTTATCTAATTGCTTTAATCATTAGCTTTAATATAATGAAAAGATACTCGCAGCCAGTTGAGCACTTAACGGAAACTGCAATGGAGCTAGCTAGAGGAAATTATCGAATACGAGCTTTTGAGGATGGTTTTTCAGGAATGTCCAAGCTTACAAATTCGATTAATATATTAGCTAGAAATCTTCAAGATATATCTATCATGCGTGAAACCGAAAAAGAACGATTAAAAACGCTCATTGAGAATATGGGAAGCGGATTAATCATGATAGACCGCAGCGGAGTAGTGAGTATAGTTAATCGCTCGTTTCTTAACCAGTTGCAGCTAAGCTTTGAACAAGTAGACGGAAAACAATTTCGTAAAATTGGATTACCCGAACAAATAGAAACGTTTATAGAAAAGCTGTTTTTGACGGAAATGCTAAGCAAGGAACAAATTGAAATACAACGTAATTTAAGTACATACCACCTCGTAGCATACGGTGCTCCTGTAATTGGGGAGCATGGAAGATGGCTTGGGATTGTCGTAGTATTTCATGATGTCACTGAATTGATCAAACTGGAGCAGGTAAGAAAAGACTTTGTTGCGAATGTTTCACACGAATTAAAAACTCCTGTGACTTCCATTAAAGGATTTTCTGAAACCCTTTTATATGGTGCCTATAAAAAAGAAGATACGTTATTATCATTTTTAGAAATCATATACAAGGAAAGCAATCGTCTTCAAATGCTTATTAATGATTTATTAGACCTATCAACAGTAGAACAAGCAGGGTATGAAATTAAGTTAAGTAAAGTAAGACTATATGATGTACTCATGCAAAGCATGGAAATGACTAATCATTTATTAGAAGAAAAAAATATGGAATTAACTCTAACCTTAGATGAGAAGGTAGAGGTACTGGGAGATTCCAACCGAATTATGCAAATTATGATGAATTTATTGACCAATGCTATTACCTACTCATCAGAAAATACCTTCATCACGGTGAATATAGGAAAAGACAAAAAATATGGTTACTTCACAATTAAGGACCAAGGAATTGGTATTAAGGAAGAAGAGGTAGAACGCATATTTGAACGTTTTTATCGAGTGGACCGTGCAAGAAGTCGTAATTCAGGTGGTACAGGATTAGGCTTGGCAATCGTCAAGCATATTGTGGAAGCTCATCATGGTTTAATAAAAGTTGAAAGTGAGATTGGAAAAGGTACGGCTTTTACTGTGTATATTCCACTCACGAAAAGTTAATGGAGGTCCATCATGAATAATCAACCCTTTATCCCTATTATAATTGGGAC harbors:
- the pyk gene encoding pyruvate kinase; translation: MRKTKIVCTIGPASESEETLEKLIEAGMNVARLNFSHGSHEEHAGRIERIKKVAKRLDKIVGILLDTKGPEIRTHKMENDGIELASGQSIDISMTEVLGNNERFSISYEKLIEDVQEGSIILLDDGLIELIVKGIDLENGIIHTYVQNAGTLKNNKGVNVPGVSVQLPGITEKDAKDILFGIERDVDFVAASFVRRAKDVQEIRELLENNNGSHIQIIPKIENQEGVDNIDEILQVSDGLMVARGDLGVEIPAEEVPLVQKSLIQKCNEAGKPVITATQMLDSMQRNPRPTRAEASDVANAIFDGTDAIMLSGETAAGLYPLEAVQTMDKIAKRTENAIDYRAIVNKLSKAREVNLTDAIGQAVAHTAINLKVKAVIAPTESGHTAKMISKFRPGVPIIAVTSTVKPSRLLTLVWGVYPIVGKKAHSTDEVLEIAVEESILQHYVTHGDLVVITAGVPVGQAGTTNLMKVHVIGDMVAKGQGIGKKTAFGKAIVVNNAKELEGQDTSNSIIVTIGSDKDMVPAIENCKGLITEEGGLTSHAAVVGLSFGIPVIVGVQDATKLIENGQELTLDAESGVIYSGQASII
- a CDS encoding FxsA family protein, whose product is MKWIIGLFIVVPAVELYILLLAGKSLGAFNTLLLIMATGIIGGFVAKRQGMKAFREVSDSVKNYQAPGESAINGICIFIGAILVILPGFISDILGFLLLFSPTRKLFKPLFYRWVKKKMKNGQVIVMKSS
- a CDS encoding AI-2E family transporter — translated: MNIVSFQINKKDIISYWMPIGIIGLILFIAYPLTLSILCGYLLFPTSNFFHKKLRLPIIVSVLLTEVIILSSFLLFVYFIFQSLVTLIPLLHEHLLYLPFDDLQKHPIFLMFEDKFQELLNTILNNLLVNLTHLPTYVFEVLLFSIGLFFSLYESTKNRLWFLIYFPVKTREFFHKVVMKSSEVVNSFLGVEVKLLLITFILLSIGFNVLGLHNPIKNAFLISLVDSIPFLGTGIILIPMSIYFFLLDAKLFGSIILLLYIFVQLTRHIVDNLLWSASMQIKAVHVFFLSAAAVLIFGFVGILFSPFIYLIANKWGGSMKTSSR
- the citZ gene encoding citrate synthase, whose protein sequence is MTSTRGLEGIVATQSAISSIIDDTLTYVGYDIDDLTNNASFEEVVYLLWHKRLPNASELAELKQQLADNMAVPQEVLNHFKTYPIDKVHPMTALRTAVSMLALYDDSAEDMSEEANYLKAIQLQAKMSTLVTAFSRVRKGLEPVAPKSDLGYAANFLYMLSGEMPEEIEVEAFNKALVLHADHELNASTFTARVCVATLSDIYSGVVSAIGALKGPLHGGANEQVMKMLTEIDTLENVDSYVQDKLDNKVKIMGFGHRVYRKGDPRAKHLREMSKKLTALRGESKLYDMSVRIEEIVTGQKNLPPNVDFYSASVYHSLNIDHDLFTPIFAVSRVSGWVAHILEQYSDNRLIRPRAEYVGPGMQKYVPIEER
- the icd gene encoding NADP-dependent isocitrate dehydrogenase, whose amino-acid sequence is MTSGKITVENGVLNVPNTAIIPFIEGDGTGPDIWAAASRVLESAVEKAYNGEKKIEWKEVLAGQKAFDQTGEWLPQETLDVINEYLIAIKGPLTTPIGGGIRSLNVALRQELDLYTCLRPVRYFTGVPSPVKRPEDTDMVIFRENTEDIYAGIEYAKGTDNAKKLIEFLQTEFGVKNIRFPETSGIGIKPISEEGTKRLVRAALNYIIKEGRTSLTLVHKGNIMKFTEGAFKTWGYEVAEQEFGDKVFTWNQYDKIKEEQGTEAADKAQSDAIAAGKILVKDSIADIFLQQILTRPKEFDVVATMNLNGDYISDALAAQVGGIGIAPGANINYVTGHAIFEATHGTAPKYAGLDKVNPSSVILSGVLMLEHLGWNEAAKLIMDSMEKTIESKVVTYDFARLMDGAKEVKCSEFADELIKNL
- the mdh gene encoding malate dehydrogenase, translating into MTMKRNKISVIGSGFTGATTAFLLAQKELGDIVLVDIPQAESPTKGKALDMAEAGPVQGFDASIIGTSNYEDTKNSDLVIITAGIARKPGMSRDDLVQTNQKVMKAVTGEIIKYSPNTTILVLTNPVDAMTYTVFKESGLPKERVIGQSGVLDTARFRTFVAQELNLSVKDVTGFVLGGHGDDMVPLVRYSYAGGIPLEKLMDKDRLEAIVDRTRKGGAEIVNLLGNGSAYYAPAASLVEMAEAILKDQKRVLPSIAYLEGEYGMEGIYLGVPTVLGAGGIEKIIELDLTEEEKNLLSKSADAVKAVMKVLA
- a CDS encoding MaoC/PaaZ C-terminal domain-containing protein, with amino-acid sequence MSRIGKSIQDLIIGEKLSITEKIEDKDILLYLGLTNDNNPLYIQHDFASKTEYEKPIVPTIMLTGIVTSAISKYLPGPGSHVYRQEITFPVPAYHYSLITFTFVITDINVHKNEVSIEVEDRNEEKETVLQGKFLVAPPTLQP
- a CDS encoding response regulator transcription factor codes for the protein MMKKVLVVDDESSIVTLLKYNLEEAGFQVITAADGREGLNYAVEEKPDVIVLDWMLPYLDGMEVCKELRLRKIQTPIIMLTAKGEEFDKVLGLELGADDYMTKPFSPREVTARVKAMIRRSVLTSEHQKKNADDNYTFGGLKIFPDRFEVLLNDQPLEFTPKEFELLVYLIENKNRVLTRDQLLSSVWNYDFAGDTRIVDVHISHLRDKIEENSRKPMYIKTIRGLGYKFEEPKSI
- a CDS encoding ATP-binding protein; the protein is MSFHNRIFRIYSILIGLILLGVGLVLAQIFPIFIERTTSTSIDGKIEDIESYISTTNITSEERQEIINHLNASLLEEDVNFIQMNLWIALAFILILAYLIALIISFNIMKRYSQPVEHLTETAMELARGNYRIRAFEDGFSGMSKLTNSINILARNLQDISIMRETEKERLKTLIENMGSGLIMIDRSGVVSIVNRSFLNQLQLSFEQVDGKQFRKIGLPEQIETFIEKLFLTEMLSKEQIEIQRNLSTYHLVAYGAPVIGEHGRWLGIVVVFHDVTELIKLEQVRKDFVANVSHELKTPVTSIKGFSETLLYGAYKKEDTLLSFLEIIYKESNRLQMLINDLLDLSTVEQAGYEIKLSKVRLYDVLMQSMEMTNHLLEEKNMELTLTLDEKVEVLGDSNRIMQIMMNLLTNAITYSSENTFITVNIGKDKKYGYFTIKDQGIGIKEEEVERIFERFYRVDRARSRNSGGTGLGLAIVKHIVEAHHGLIKVESEIGKGTAFTVYIPLTKS